The Petropleomorpha daqingensis genome includes a window with the following:
- a CDS encoding PEP-utilizing enzyme — protein sequence MTTRSFPLPSQIADVPGAEGWEQMYPYFTRFQPEDDQRFWFYNSMHFPEVIPAFDGVTSEIPYTAIGANLARLFSFPTTLGIEYRIVNGRVYITANPVLDPEEIERRLPHFQERAGYYYANWDRLYGEWQQRMDALIAEIEAVEVPVLGDLDDISVVTSGRGYATNHLLRENFHRCIDLYSKMWHYHTEMLQLGYGAYVVFFEFCKQAFPEMGDQMVARMVAGMDVTMYRPDDELKKLAALAVELDVADLFVEGADPAKVLSSLGERGGNGQRWLAAFEEAKDPWFHVSVGDGFYHHHLSWADDLTVPFAALPRYVEQIRAGEDLTRPTERLAEERDRIADEHRALLGSEEEKAAFDQMLGLCRQVFPYIESHKFYCEHWFTTRFFQKIRAFGQLLASRGVLREADDVFHLRSVEVEDALVDVMLAWAGGGTELGARHWQPIVARRKEILEALAQWSPPPALGPVPPALNDPAVKMLWGITDDTVQTWLGDESLDENTVRGYAASPGVVEGVARVLMNVNDIGSIREGEILVCPVTAPSWGPVFGKIAAAVSDIGGTMSHAAIVAREYGMPAVVGTGQATAKIQTGDRVRVDGDRGIVTVLR from the coding sequence TTGACTACTCGCTCGTTCCCGCTGCCCTCCCAGATCGCCGACGTGCCCGGCGCGGAGGGGTGGGAGCAGATGTACCCGTACTTCACCCGCTTCCAGCCCGAGGACGACCAGCGGTTCTGGTTCTACAACTCGATGCACTTCCCCGAGGTCATCCCGGCCTTCGACGGCGTCACCTCGGAGATCCCCTACACCGCGATCGGGGCGAACCTGGCCCGCCTGTTCTCCTTCCCGACGACGCTGGGCATCGAGTACCGCATCGTCAACGGCCGCGTGTACATCACCGCGAACCCGGTGCTGGACCCCGAGGAGATCGAGCGGCGGCTGCCGCACTTCCAGGAGCGGGCCGGCTACTACTACGCGAACTGGGACCGGCTCTACGGCGAGTGGCAGCAGCGGATGGACGCGCTGATCGCCGAGATCGAGGCGGTCGAGGTCCCGGTGCTGGGCGACCTCGACGACATCTCCGTGGTCACCAGCGGCCGCGGCTACGCGACCAACCACCTGCTCCGCGAGAACTTCCACCGCTGCATCGACCTGTACTCGAAGATGTGGCACTACCACACCGAGATGCTGCAGCTCGGCTACGGCGCCTACGTCGTCTTCTTCGAGTTCTGCAAGCAGGCGTTCCCGGAGATGGGCGACCAGATGGTGGCCCGGATGGTCGCCGGCATGGACGTCACCATGTACCGCCCGGACGACGAGCTGAAGAAGCTCGCCGCGCTGGCCGTCGAGCTCGACGTGGCCGACCTGTTCGTCGAGGGCGCGGACCCGGCCAAGGTGCTCTCCTCGCTGGGCGAGCGCGGCGGCAACGGGCAGCGGTGGCTGGCCGCGTTCGAGGAGGCCAAGGACCCCTGGTTCCACGTCTCGGTCGGCGACGGCTTCTACCACCACCACCTGTCCTGGGCCGACGACCTGACGGTCCCGTTCGCCGCGCTGCCCCGCTACGTCGAGCAGATCCGCGCCGGTGAGGACCTCACCCGGCCCACCGAGCGGCTGGCCGAGGAGCGCGACCGCATCGCCGACGAGCACCGCGCGCTGCTCGGCTCGGAGGAGGAGAAGGCCGCCTTCGACCAGATGCTCGGTCTGTGCCGGCAGGTGTTCCCCTACATCGAGTCGCACAAGTTCTACTGCGAGCACTGGTTCACCACGCGGTTCTTCCAGAAGATCCGCGCCTTCGGCCAGCTGCTCGCCTCCCGCGGCGTGCTGCGCGAGGCCGACGACGTGTTCCACCTGCGCTCGGTCGAGGTCGAGGACGCTCTGGTCGACGTCATGCTGGCCTGGGCCGGCGGTGGCACCGAGCTCGGTGCCCGGCACTGGCAGCCGATCGTGGCCCGCCGCAAGGAGATCCTCGAGGCGCTGGCCCAGTGGTCGCCGCCGCCGGCGCTCGGCCCGGTGCCGCCGGCGCTCAACGACCCCGCGGTGAAGATGCTGTGGGGGATCACCGACGACACCGTGCAGACCTGGCTCGGCGACGAGTCGCTCGACGAGAACACCGTCCGCGGCTACGCCGCCTCGCCGGGCGTGGTCGAGGGCGTCGCCCGGGTGCTGATGAACGTCAACGACATCGGCTCGATCCGCGAGGGCGAGATCCTGGTCTGCCCGGTGACCGCGCCGAGCTGGGGCCCCGTGTTCGGCAAGATCGCCGCCGCGGTCTCCGACATCGGCGGCACGATGTCGCACGCCGCGATCGTCGCCCGCGAGTACGGCATGCCCGCCGTCGTCGGCACCGGGCAGGCGACGGCGAAGATCCAGACCGGCGACCGGGTCCGGGTCGACGGTGACCGCGGCATCGTGACGGTGCTGCGATGA
- a CDS encoding PEP/pyruvate-binding domain-containing protein yields the protein MTVLPFAELGRDDVPAAGGKGASLGELLRAGIRVPDGFVVTTTAFRTAVGGLGLAERVSALDPDGDLAGPCAELRAVVETAPLPDDVAAAITAAYEALGEPDLPVAVRSSATSEDSAEASFAGLQDTYLWVRGADAVLEAVRRCWASLYSVESVSYRLRRALAEDDLAMAVVVQRMVDSRSSGVMFTRSPLNGDRSVVCVDASWGLGSAVVSGEVTPDSFVVSKVTGEVAKRFIATKCTWHRPDPRGSGVIDRDVPGELQDIPSISAEELAALVATARAVEAHYGSPQDIEWAIDDSGELFLLQSRPETVWAEKDAAAAPVATPAARPFDHVLNVLGGKKQGA from the coding sequence ATGACCGTCCTGCCCTTCGCCGAGCTCGGCCGGGACGACGTCCCGGCCGCCGGCGGCAAGGGCGCGTCGCTGGGGGAGCTGCTGCGCGCCGGCATCCGGGTCCCCGACGGCTTCGTGGTGACGACGACGGCCTTCCGGACGGCGGTGGGCGGGCTCGGTCTCGCCGAGCGGGTGTCCGCGCTCGACCCTGACGGCGACCTGGCCGGCCCGTGCGCCGAGCTGCGGGCGGTCGTCGAGACCGCGCCCCTGCCGGACGACGTCGCCGCCGCGATCACCGCCGCGTACGAGGCGCTCGGGGAGCCCGACCTGCCGGTGGCGGTGCGCTCCTCGGCGACCAGCGAGGACTCGGCGGAGGCGAGCTTCGCCGGCCTGCAGGACACCTACCTGTGGGTGCGCGGCGCCGACGCCGTCCTCGAGGCGGTGCGGCGCTGCTGGGCCAGCCTCTACAGCGTCGAGTCGGTGAGCTACCGGCTGCGCCGCGCGCTCGCCGAGGACGACCTGGCGATGGCCGTCGTCGTCCAGCGCATGGTCGACTCCCGCAGCTCGGGCGTGATGTTCACCCGCAGCCCGCTCAACGGCGACCGGTCGGTGGTCTGCGTCGACGCCAGCTGGGGACTGGGGTCGGCGGTGGTCAGCGGCGAGGTCACGCCGGACTCGTTCGTCGTCAGCAAGGTGACCGGCGAGGTGGCCAAGCGGTTCATCGCGACCAAGTGCACCTGGCACCGCCCGGACCCGCGCGGATCGGGGGTGATCGACCGCGACGTGCCCGGCGAGCTGCAGGACATCCCGTCGATCTCGGCCGAGGAGCTGGCCGCGCTGGTGGCGACCGCCCGCGCCGTCGAGGCGCACTACGGCAGCCCGCAGGACATCGAGTGGGCGATCGACGACTCCGGCGAGCTGTTCCTCCTGCAGAGCCGCCCGGAGACGGTGTGGGCGGAGAAGGACGCCGCGGCCGCACCCGTGGCGACGCCGGCCGCGCGCCCGTTCGACCACGTGCTCAACGTCCTCGGTGGCAAGAAGCAGGGGGCCTGA
- a CDS encoding acetyl-CoA carboxylase biotin carboxyl carrier protein — protein sequence MQLSPDDVRDVLRVLDSSGLAELHLETAELTLTLRREGAAAGWTAEQQVLRTPVVESQLSAVGEEDEPAPVQAEVGEGLVAVRPPLLGTFYRAPQPGAPPFVDVGDPVEDDTVVGIVETMKMMTPVHAGVRGTVVEFRTGNGEFAEKDAVLCVVEPA from the coding sequence GTGCAGCTGAGCCCGGACGACGTCCGTGACGTGCTGCGCGTGCTCGACTCCAGCGGCCTGGCCGAGCTGCACCTGGAGACGGCGGAGCTGACGCTCACCCTGCGCCGCGAGGGCGCGGCGGCCGGCTGGACCGCCGAGCAGCAGGTCCTGCGCACCCCGGTGGTGGAGAGCCAATTGTCCGCAGTCGGCGAGGAGGACGAGCCGGCGCCGGTGCAGGCAGAGGTGGGCGAGGGGCTGGTCGCCGTCCGGCCGCCGCTGCTCGGCACGTTCTACCGGGCGCCGCAGCCCGGCGCGCCGCCGTTCGTCGACGTCGGCGACCCGGTCGAGGACGACACCGTCGTCGGCATCGTCGAGACCATGAAGATGATGACGCCGGTGCACGCCGGGGTCCGCGGCACGGTGGTGGAGTTCCGCACCGGCAACGGCGAGTTCGCCGAGAAGGACGCCGTCCTCTGCGTCGTGGAGCCGGCATGA
- a CDS encoding acetyl-CoA carboxylase biotin carboxylase subunit → MSHRIHRLLIANRGEIAARVIRTCARLGIESVLAASDADLDALPARLADRVVRLGPAPAAQSYLDPAAVVRAALAVGADAVHPGYGFLSENPALAQGCAEAGLVFVGPSVESLHAVGDKLTARRHALAAGLPVVPGGEAADLAAAQAVAAEVGYPLLVKAVGGGGGRGMKRVRSAGELAHTLDLASSEAAAAFGDPRVYLERYVESGRHVEVQVLGDGSSAVALGDRDCSVQRRYQKLFEEAPAPLIPDRVRADMASAALALAVHLGYRGLGTVELLYDRQRESFYFLEMNARIQVEHPVTEAVTGLDLVAEQLAVAEGLPLRLRQEDVVLTGHAVECRINAEDAAHDFRPSPGQIERVVLPVGDGIRVDTHVQGGSVVPPFYDSLLAKLIVHGTDRADALARARAALDLLRIDGVTTTVPVHQALLADAEFAAGGVDTAFFERFLSRDLAVAS, encoded by the coding sequence ATGAGCCACCGGATCCACCGGCTGCTGATCGCCAACCGCGGGGAGATCGCGGCGCGGGTGATCCGCACCTGTGCCCGGCTGGGCATCGAATCGGTGCTGGCCGCCTCCGACGCCGACCTCGACGCGCTGCCGGCCCGGCTGGCCGACCGCGTCGTGCGGCTCGGGCCGGCCCCGGCCGCGCAGTCCTACCTCGACCCGGCGGCGGTGGTGCGTGCGGCGCTGGCGGTCGGTGCCGACGCCGTGCACCCCGGCTACGGGTTCCTCAGCGAGAACCCGGCGCTGGCGCAGGGCTGCGCGGAGGCCGGGCTGGTCTTCGTGGGCCCGTCGGTCGAGTCGCTGCACGCGGTGGGCGACAAGCTCACCGCCCGAAGGCACGCGCTGGCCGCCGGGCTGCCGGTCGTGCCGGGCGGCGAGGCGGCCGACCTGGCCGCGGCCCAGGCGGTGGCGGCCGAGGTCGGCTACCCGCTGCTGGTCAAGGCGGTCGGCGGCGGGGGCGGCCGCGGGATGAAGCGGGTGCGGTCGGCCGGCGAGCTGGCGCACACCCTCGACCTGGCCAGCAGCGAGGCCGCCGCGGCGTTCGGCGATCCACGGGTCTACCTGGAGCGCTACGTCGAGTCCGGCCGGCACGTCGAGGTGCAGGTGCTCGGCGACGGCTCGTCGGCGGTGGCGCTGGGCGACCGCGACTGCTCGGTGCAGCGGCGCTACCAGAAACTGTTCGAGGAGGCGCCGGCCCCGCTGATCCCCGACCGGGTGCGTGCCGACATGGCGTCGGCCGCTCTCGCCCTCGCGGTGCACCTCGGCTACCGGGGGCTGGGCACCGTCGAGCTGCTCTACGACCGGCAGCGGGAGAGCTTCTACTTCCTGGAGATGAACGCCCGCATCCAGGTCGAGCACCCCGTCACCGAGGCGGTCACCGGCCTCGACCTGGTCGCCGAGCAGCTCGCCGTCGCGGAGGGTCTGCCGCTGCGGCTGCGCCAGGAGGACGTCGTCCTCACCGGGCACGCCGTGGAGTGCCGGATCAACGCCGAGGACGCGGCGCACGACTTCCGCCCGTCGCCCGGGCAGATCGAGCGCGTGGTGCTGCCGGTCGGCGACGGCATCCGGGTCGACACCCACGTGCAGGGCGGCTCCGTCGTCCCGCCGTTCTACGACTCCCTGCTGGCGAAGCTGATCGTGCACGGCACCGACCGCGCCGACGCGCTCGCCCGCGCGCGGGCGGCGCTGGACCTGCTGCGCATCGACGGGGTGACGACGACGGTGCCGGTGCACCAGGCGCTGCTGGCCGACGCCGAGTTCGCCGCCGGCGGCGTGGACACCGCCTTCTTCGAGCGGTTCCTCTCCCGCGACCTGGCGGTGGCCTCGTGA